CAAACAATTGCAGTAACAATATGGGTGGATATAGGGTCCCTTTAAAAGTTGAAACACTTAAAGTTGTGTACATATATAGggaaaaatatatactcctataaaaAAATTCATGCATTAATTAGGATTGTCACAATATTGTATACTCCTATATAACTAATTAATGTCATGACATATAACTACAAATCTAATGTCGTGAAATATAACGTAAAATAATATTGTCATGCAATAAATATTGTTCTATAGTATATAAAGAAATAAGCAGTACCTTAAAAGTAATTATTATATGAAGATTGTTACAACTATCATGAAAAGACTATTGTGCTTTAATAGGTATACATATCGTAATTTGGTTGGTTTCCATTTTCGCCAAATTTTCAGGTGTCAGTGTACAATTCAATTTGAGTATTTTCTTTTACCCTTCTACCATTTGTCTTTTTGTGAAGTAAATCATAGTAGTATATGAAATGATTATGAATAGTCACAGAACGAATTATGTGAAAACCAAACAACTTTACATTACTTATAGTCTTATAGAGAGGGCCTAGAGTAGAgcaattgagattgagattgttTTCCACGTATCAAAATATAACCTTAgaagaataaaaaatactagttAATTTCAGATGATTGTCTTTTGTATGAAAAGGATTTGGATATGGCCTTAAAAAGTTGGAAAAGGGTATGCATAAGTATTCGTTAAATTTTTGCGACATTGTCTTTTACTAgtagataaaaaataaaagaaaaaaccaTCACAAGTTAACTGTCATTCAActcaaaatattaataattaattactactataaaattgGATAAAAACTAACGAAATTTTGATGTGTATCATCGAGGCCTAATGCAAAACTTTAAATATAGTTTTTATAATGACATGGCATATTTAACTATGGCCATCCAAATTCGGGCAACTTGTAGTAAAATAGGAGTACTATTCTTAATTTCCGGATGCATTTTATTACAATTATATGCATTTTGACATGATTTTGTTAAATTTAAGATAATTCATGTTTATGTTAATAGAATTGGCTACTCAGAATATTTATCTTGAATAGTTAAAAGTTCATATAAATAGTAATTGGCTGCTGACGTGTCGACAATTGACACGGGGGGACGATTTCACGATACCTATTCTAGCAGTAAAATTTAGTGAGATTTTCTGCAATCATGCGACAATGAAAGTTTTGTTCGTAATACAACCAACTTCTTCGTTATCGAGATTTCAAAATATCTACTCCCTATGTGCTACCTATATACTCCTATCATCCTATGTCATAACAATAGTGTTGCACATGCTTTTAATTTATATCGACTGATACAATATATTCAGTGCTAATTTAACTTGTGTCGGATCAATATTTTTGTAAAGTCAGCAAACCTATATAATTATAATGTATTCAtgataaataaatgaatttcattttttttattcctcTCATACTAAACAAGGAGTAGAATCAACTTCATCTTTTCATTGCGATAGACTAACCACTAATCACCTTTGTCAAAATCGATATACAGAGAAGTGAGATACTCCATAAGTTGAGTGCTAAAACATTTTTACTctagaaaaaaaagagattCAAGTTAATACTGTCAAGATTAAATGATCAGAAATATTATTAATCTCTTTAATTCAAAACATCCCATTTTTATAGAGAAGAAATCATACAcatccattattttttttaaaatctggaCCACGGATTATTACATGTGGGACACATGGACATGCGACACGTGGCAAAAGCCTTACAagttactctctccatcccaagctagtatttctttttaggTTGTCCAAAACTACTTgttctattatttttatttttttgccaaaaaCTTCATCCcctattttacttttttctctttcatattGTATAATCTCTTCATTTAACTTTCACGCATCAATTTTTAAATTCGTTTTACTAGAAGAAATGCATAACTAGTTTGGGAGGGAGATTTTCTATTGTTTTAAGAACAATTCGTATGACGACGAGGATTTTATGCATAATGTTGAGCATATTTATGCATGATGTTACTTATAAAAACACATAATGTtacatatacataaataaacATGGATATTTGTAATTTATTGACCTAACTTGTTGTTCATCTTCTATTCATGTTTCTAATGCAATCGATCTATATTCTCCTTCTCGTGAAATATATTTAATGTTGGTGTTTTTTTTGTAGAGGATATATGATACTCCACATTTTGTATTATGCATGTTTCTATTTGCACATTTTTGACAAAGCTTAATTGCGATTTCAATTAAGAGAAGTAGTATAATTCACCTTTTTTAGAATGAGGGAAACATGGGTGCACGCCACAATACCATGCACCAATGCATGCACTTTTATTCAAAGCATTGATGATATTAATATAGAATTGAATATTGATTAGAAATTTAATTATCTATTGTGCATGGAAGACCAACCATTTAAGAATTGACGTTCCTCGAATAGTTATGTTCATTTACAGCCGTTAGTCGAGTTAAAATACTAGTATTGAATATCTTACAAGTGATCATGACACAAAATATTGAATAAACCTCAAACATCCAACAAGTAATCACTAGAAAAATATCACGTAACATGAATAAAATAGCTTAAATgcataatagtaatagtaatagtaatagtaatagtaatagtaatagtaataataaaataataataataataataataataattaaaagaaaCTATATGGAAATTAAAATGGATAATTCTATTAGATTATGCAATAGAGAGCCCAGGTTTGAAGCCCAGTAAGTCAGGCTCTTATTATCGAATGAAGACGTAAAACAGTTCCTTGTTTTTGTTCTTAATAAacttttcaatttgtttttttcCTTTACGTTTCGTGGATTGTTGTATAGCGTTTCAACAAAAAACATGTTTAAAAATTGTGTTTGCAAAGAATTTTAGAGTTGATTAAAAGGTTAAAACCACATTTACTTCTGTGTTATCCAGAATGACCTTACAATCAAGGCTATTATTGTTAGGCAAAACAATTAAAACTCGAAGATAATTAGTTAAGAATACTAGTATGAATTTAAATTATGTCACACAACATTATCCTGCttaatcattaattatttttcaatttgcGGTTATTGGAATTCATGAAATACACTCCAAAAAAATAACAcgcattaattaaatattgaatatACTTGTCAACTACGCGGAAATACGAGTATGAATTAAGAATATTCGTAAGGTATAAACTATGTCTATGTGAGAGAGCAATATTGTCGACCTTAAAATTGTTGAAATCGATAATTCTTATGCTGTCGTGTACATTATATATACGAAATACCATTGCACGTCATTGAATAATACACACATTAACAAAATAGTTACAACAATAACGATCATGTATTAACAAAATAGTTACAGCAATAATCAACAAAGAACGCTACTCTACTCTCTCATTTTCAATCGATggaaatattttcataaaaactcaAATCTCCACCACATCACAATAGATCTTATTCAGTGATttattataaagaaaaaaaaatttgaatttgggtttGAGTTATGGAGAAGAATTCTCTCTACAATACCTAAGCTGCAACGAAATCTGCCTCTCGAACTGAAGCTGCTTGTAGAAATTAGCAATAAACGCATCGGCTCTCTTATCGATATCATCTTCCGGCAGGTAACTGGTCGTCCTTTGTAGCCCCCTCGACGACCCTGGGCTCTCGTCAGAGCCCGAATCCTCCACGCAGGCCATCAATCCGGGCCTATCGTTGAAGCTCAGCCCTCTCTTGCTTATCATCGTCGCCACTTTCCATCTATTCACGCTCAAATTAAGCAGAAACTTGATCTTCTCCACCGCCCTTCTCAGCTTGCTAAGCAACGTCGCCATTAGAgagtttaaattttaaaatgattgTTGATTTTGGAGTTGATAGAAGAGTGAacgtatgtatatatatataggtatgcATGCATAATTTGTAGATATTATATTGTTATTAGTATTATATGTATGCTATGTGTGTTGCAGGGAAAGAGAGGTTGATGGAGGCGTGGGGAGAAGGAGAAGCGTGTGAAAAATGAAGGTGACAATCTGGATATAGTGTTTGGGAAGACTTGtgatataattattcaaatgCTTAATTCATTCTTAATTACTAATTAAGTAAGGTCgtctttgttttgggtttgTTGATTGAAAGCCACGAccgctttattttatttagatgGTGTATTTACTTGTGTTGGGTGAACAAAGATCCAGTTTTTATTTATTCCATGATCGGAATTAACACAAAGTATACACGTTATATTATGGTTTTAACTGgttttaaattaaaagagaGATTTCAAGAAATGGTAGATATAGTATTGTATAAATAGCCTTTTTTCTATCGATTCCCAACCTATAAATCAAAACAATgtgaaattaaaagaataaaatatcttcatttctatttaaaatttttgataATGATAAAGGTGTATTTATCGCTAAAAGGAACATTATTACATTTTTTTGACTTAGATAGATGTGAACCGAACATGAGAAAATAGTAATTAAGTCCATTTTCTCGTCTAaataatgaattattagtttatagTATAATGCCAAGGTTGTTATCAATAAGTAACTACAAGCAAATCGCTGCTACGTCATCTATccaactattaaattatttcaattGTAATCAAAATATACCCTTTTCGACCCATTAAACTACTACTCCTTCGGTCCTTCCGTCCTGACTAATtcagtcgtatttctttttgagatatcccaattaagttgagtcatttatttttttgttaaaaataaaacatcaaatcactagtattactttattctactatcacctactttactctctctttattttttctatttattcaatctctcctatttttttaacaaaatttcTTATTCTCCGTGTCAAatgttttgactcaacttaattgggacggaTGAAATACTTCATTCCTATTATGAATATTAAAAGAGATAGTATATATTATGAAACAGCCAACGTGCTTTACATTATTGTTTGACCTTAATCTGAAGTGGTTTAGGTGTAAGACTTGGTATCCAAGTTTTAATAGTTGAAGATTGACTTTCTGTAGGATGTAGGATTCATGATCTAAGCAACTAGTGATCAAGTTCATCGAAATTAAAGTGAAGCTTCAAAGATTATTACTTCTTCAACGCGTTTAACTCTAGTATAAGAATCTTCGTCAAGTGGAACACTTTGGTACGATGTACTCCTATTTTAGGTTATCCACAACTACGACTCTTAAATCATTCATTCACTGCATCATTCAAGAATTTTACATAACTTTTTACCATATTTATAATCTAATAAAATACCCGCAATCTATCATCGTCCCTTAATCATTCAcatgtctcatttttttatctcttcccatttatctatattataatttattaatctcaaattaattaaaataaaattcattaaaattttaaaatgacaaaaacCGTAATAAAAATTTGGTTGTTGAAATCTGCGTAACGCTTGATTATGGATTTACCAAACTTAGTAAAATTTAGTGGTTGCTATTTGCGTAACACTTTTCTAAATTTGTGTACCACTTGATTATGGATttacataaaatttaattattgaaattattaacACTTTATTCTAAACTTGCGTACAGTTTGGGCCGTAGTTGTGAGAAATTCTGCTAAATTTACACTCAATAAAAGGCCCAAGAAATGAAGAGCTCAGCGTCACAGCCTCGTGACGCTATCAGATTTCTTCTCTTTAGTTTCTGACCTGGTTTTTAACTCCTCCTAAAACCCTTGCCtttccctctcctctctccctctGAAGCTCACACAGATTCCATCGCAATCGGCGTCGCCGCCTCTGGTCGCTGCTAGTCGGCGATCCTAGTCTTCCACTGTGAGAAGCTTTCTCCTTCAGCTCTTGATTTCATCGGCTATTTTTCAatgttaattaatcccttactTTGCGCTACTGAAAATATCGGAAAATCTGAAATTTCAAAATTCGTTTCTCTCCATTTGTTGTTTTAAAAAGCAATTGAGATGCGATATCTGAAATATGGCTTGCCTGCTCTCGATCTTGTCGACTTTTTTTGTGATTCTGTTACTCTGTTTATTGAGCATTGATGTATATATGGAAGGAATATGTGTTTATAAAAGAATAATTTGAGGTCTTTGTATACAATGTTTTGCAGAATTGCACCTGAGCATTTGGTTTGTGTGAAGAAAGAGGCAATGGGCAACGGCCCCGCTCCCTTTTCAGAAATTGGCAAACGAGCAAGAGGTGGAATTTTGAAAGATAcaaaattttagatattttatgCTTTAGCTGTTGCGTTAGAGTAAAAGTGTTTGATGCTTTAGCTGTTGCATTAATCTTAGTATAGTATTGACATCTATTTTGAGTCCATGTGTATTTAATGCCATTTTCTTGAATGTTTGGTTGGGTATGTGCTTTACGGCGGAGGGTTCTTACAATAATTGAATACATTAGTAAAATTCTGAAATAACTGTCgtctttttctatttatgaTACAGTTCCATGTCACACAGCGATAAATTTGGTATATTAAGTAAAAACTCCCAATCTCAATAATTTGCTACATAATCTCTTCCTAAACATGTCCGGTCGACGTGATGAGGCAATGGCGAGATCTTAGTACTGTCGAATTTTTCCTTGTATGTGTGTTATACAATATACTGCTTGTTAAGTCAAGCTGACGCTGTCATGCTGCAAGAAATTTTATGCTATTTGGTCAAGAACCATCATTTGGTGAGCAAAGAGTTGAAGACACTAATTTCCATATGTACTATTTCGATATTTAGCTTATCATGTATTAATTGCTCTTGTATCTTTATTCTCAAAGACCAGTGCCACGTAGTCTTGCATAACtgtgtttatttttgtttacaGATCTCTTGACCAGAGATTACAATTATGATCAGAAGTTCTCCCTCGCCATCCCAACCTCTACTGGAATGGTATTACATTAACTTTTTCTACCAATTGCTTATCATATCTTATTTGCACGTATTATGATACACATGGCTGTCTAAGTGATGATTCAACATGATTCTATTGCATTTTTAGCTTTTTTTTGGTATACTAATATCAGTTAGAAAGCTTAAAGATTCTCCTTTTATGAGCAACTGTCATAGTGTCATTTGGACCTAGCTATAGATGACTCTGCTTTCCGATTGCATGGTTCCTTGTACTAACTTCACATGAAAACTGTGCTCCAAAGTATACAAGCTGCCAAAGATTAATCTATTTGAGGAACATGTTTTCTGCATTTGAATTTTCAATGTGATCCTTGTGCAGAAAGTTTCTTATGGAATATTATTGTAGGACACTATACCTCCAAATGCAAAGTCCTATGAACTGCTAAGCAGTATTAATCATTATTCCTCATCGCACAGGGATTTACAGCTACTGGAGTGAAGAAGGGTCAAATATTTGTTGGTGATATAAGCACACAGTACAGAAGTGGAAAAACTATTGTTGATGTCAAAGTTGATACATACTCTAATGTAAGAGGATATATTTGCTATTATTACTAATGATTTAAGCAATATTTTGTTGATAATATATTGTGGAGAACTGATGATTTAATAtagaataattttttaaaattgatttcCAACTATATGTACTTACAGGTTTCTACCAAAGTGACTTATGATGTAGGGCCTGGAACAAAAGCAGCAGTTAGCTTTAATGTTCCTGATCACAAGTCTGGGAAGGTACTCAAGACTTTATATTTTTGGTGCTCTTTAATTGTCCATAAGTTCAGAGGCAGTTAGAATGCCTGTTGggttttcttttcaattttcttttctgtAGTTTCAAGGTTatacataatattttttttatgaatagatCTCATTTAGGACCAAAAAATGAATGATTTGTATTAGGGTAAGAAATTGGTTAAAGCTAAGTTTGTTCTTAAAATGGAGTGCTTTCTAAAGTGCAATGATGACTGACTTCTAAAGTTCTGGTGAACCATCTTATCCTAACTTCAAAATGCTGGAGCTGTGTTATTTTGGTAACCATTTGAAGTTCTATTTATTGGGAATCGCACAATCATGTCTTTTTTTCAATCTTTAGCAACGCTGTTTCAACTTGTTCTTGACATTCTGTTTATACAATGCAATAATGTTTTAAATATTGATTGTTTGAATGTTTAGCATCTTTGTTAACATCTTTTGGATATATATTCAGCTCATATATTGTTGAATTTCAGCTCGATGTGCATTACCTTCATCATCATGCTGCCATTAATTCTAGTATTGGCTTGAACCCAAGTCCTCAACTAGAAGTTTCTGCAGCAATAGGCTCCAAGTATATTGCTATTGGTGGTGAAGTTGGATTTGATACCTCTTCGTCGTCTTTTACTAAATACAATGCTGGAATAAGCTTCAACAAACAAGACTTTTCTGCAGCCGTTTTATTGTATGCAACAGTTCTACTACTCGAAGTCTGCTATTCATATTTTGAATCTCGATGTATCTTTATATTTATTCTACAACTTGGTACTGATTTCTCTATGTACCTTTTCCTGTTTACAAGGATTGACAAGGGACAAACTGTGAAGGCTTCTTATGCACACGTGGTTAACCCTTTGACGGGAACAGAAGTTGCTGCTGAGATGACGCACAGATTATCCAGTTTCCAGAATAGCTTCAGCCTGGGAAGCGTCCATAAGATTGATAGCCTCACGTCAATGAAGACAAGATTCTCCGATGATGGTAAGATTGCTATATCTAGCCAACGGGAATGGAGGCCTAAGTCACTAGTAACGTTTTCAGCAGAGTATGACACCAAGGCCATCAACACAGCTCCAAAATGTGGCCTCTCCATTGCTCTCAAGCCCTGATTTTTAACATTATGAGGTTTGATTTTTGAACAAATAGGCATTGAGCTTGAGGCGCTTAACGATTTTTATTGACAGGGAAACAATGCCCGTTTTTTACAAACATTGAAATGATGGTGATAATTTTGGATGAATTCGTTTCCAGAAATTGGATATTTGTTGTATAATTGGCCAGTAAGGCAATAAGCAAATATTCTTCCCATTGGGATTTTAAGTGTTGTTCTCTTTCCATTGATactcatttattatttttgttttttcataTTATATGTTGAATCTTTTCCTTCTGTTCTGGAttgaagaaggaacaagccatgAATAATGAATATGCCATGAAGCCATTGTGTGGTGTGATTTCAAGAAGTAAAGGTTTACATTGTAATCTTTTGATCAGTATATAACTATATATATTAGAATCATGAATATTGGTGGGAAATATTAAATGGTAACTCCTGAAATTAgtgatattttatttcatagtCTTCAACAATCCTCCATTTTACGTTTTCCAATATTTCAATTCATATTGGATATTTATGAAATCTCATCAAATGTCAACTTATATAAAAATGCTATCCATATTGAGTCAATTGATTAGCTGGTCAAATAAATAGTTATATTTTTtcaatgaaaattttaaaattgattaaaGATTTGACATTAACTGAataattttgtattattataCATGTTTGACGTTATTATGATGAGGCGTGTAACCAGTATAATAAAGAAATTTAGTGTTCAGGTAAAAAACAGCTGGAAGAAAACCAAATAAATATGTGAAGTTGGGGGGGACGATTCATAAAAACGTCCATGGCAATTCATAAGAGATCAAGGGTGTGCCGATTGAAGTGTTGTGACTAACAATAAATTGCGATTAGTATCTCGAAAAATCTAATTCAGCATGACATGGAAATCGACATACACTTCATCCACAAAAGATTGGAGCAAAAGTAGTGAAATTTGGTTTCGTATGTTCTTAGGGCCAACTGACAAATATTTTGACTAAGGAATGCTtcccgtcacttaacttgagaGTGAGTGTTAGCAATAAGCACGGacggaaattaattaaaaatcaatcaAGTGACTCATATTAAGGGATTACTTCCTTGAAATTTACTTATGCATTTTTAGTAgatatttctttatttatttaattacatATAAAATTCTCGTATATATAAAAGTAATCTAAATGTAAATATAGTGGTGGTACGTGTGGTTACAATTGATGTAGAAAATAATGTTTACAGCATATGTCCCAGAATATTATTTTGGCGTATagagtagtagtatattattcCCGAGTGTTATATGCTGTCATCTTAATAATTTAGATaaagaattttaatatttaagtCTGTGGAATGAATGGATTGGTTAGGCGACAATCTCCCAAAAAAGTATTAATTGGCACAATTCGTAaccaaaatattattcttttgtTTGATTATTCCGTCTTCACTATGAATGAACTGTGCCAATTTTTCGTGTGCATTTCACATAcataaatattgaaaagaaagaATATACTTGTATAACCTATTGTTTcaataaaaatgtcatttttatcGTTAGAAATATGACTCTTACCAAACTTACTTAATATTTGATGTCGAACTTCGTCTCTGAATTAGTATGatagtataaataataagtagtaCTGTACTATTTCTCGAAGGGATTATTAGCAATAGAGACTGATAcggtaataaaataaataataattcaaatgaTACACCAATAGTTATggcattatttaattaattaacgtTATTAGGTAAAAATTCTTAGACCACTAAATCCCACTAGTATAAAAGGAAGATACCAACCAACTAAGAAAATGGGTGGTTGTTAAAAATAGCAGTGGTGTGAATCAGCCAACTAACTATGCATTAAATTAATGAATGGTGGTGTGAATCAGCCTCCAACCATGCATTAAATTAATgatcaattataaaaaaaaatgatcaatTAATTATTCATTTCCAGTCCGAACTTGACATGTTTCACAAATAATCTCATACTCATATTCATACCCACCCTTGAAAATGAATTTTTCATTTTACGTTTCAGTCTTAAATTTTAACTAGTCAAATgtaaatttttaatgattttaaatTTGGGTGTGAGATTTCAAAACCACTAATTCTAATTATAATCAATAAATCTTAAGGATCACACAATTTTAATAGAGATCAATAAGCGCCGATTTAATTAATCAAGACAAATGCATAAATATATTTGAACCAACGCATATTGGAAAACAATGACCAATTTTTGTGATCCCAACCAACATTCCACTAAATTAGTTACTCCTAAAAACACTTCTAAAAATATGGAAATTCGAATTACAtgaatatttcaattattttcatGTCATGAAAGTGTATGTCTAAATATTCCATCTAATCATGCCTAAACCAAAAAACACCTGCTTACACCTAATTAAACCTACTAATTACCACCATTACCAATAATTAGAATCTACACAGCTGTATTAGATATATACCTGATCATGCAACAACATTGTGTAAGAGATGAGATTAATCAATTTTAATAACTATGCAACAAAATTAAGATTTTGTATAAAATTATtgccaaaaaatgaaaaaagttttatactcctattttttCTGAAACAGAAATAAAAAGAATTACAGAGGCTTGGTTGGTTTGCTTCTGAAAACAGATAGATTTATCATTTAACTGATATTCTTCTTTTGgctatctctttctctctcttccttctTTGCTTCCCCTCAtcaaagagagaagagaagcgTGGAGACAATCTCCGACATTCCGGAAAGGGACAAACGCAATCAAACAATAATTCGTATCCCCAGATATATTCATTTGTCCTGCAACTGCCgttgtttgttattttgttgcgggggagagagagagaaacaagaGCGAGAGAGATGTTGGTTGCAAATAGCTTCGATTTATGGCAAAAAGACTCCTTCTTTTCTGCAGCGGAGGAGGTTCAGAAATCTGCCGATTtgtaagtgtgtgtgtgtgtattcaGCTTTACTCTTTCGACCATTCTTCTCTCGCTTTTTCTGTATTCTCCCTTTTTAATTACTCGAATATTGATCTGGGTTTGGTTTATCTTGAGGAATCGTTTATCGCATCTTGTAAAGTTTACTCTTTTATTTCTTAATTGCTTGAAGAATTTGTCAcagattttaattttctttccttttcatCTTTCTGCCATGGGTTTTGGTTTCTGAGATTGTTTTTAGCTTTTGATTTTATTTCAGCTATTTTTCCTGAATCACGGATTTTTTTTTGGTTGGAGATTGTATTAGGTCAGTTAGGTGAGCTGTATACTTCTTGGTTATGTATGGAATTCTAGTTATTTTTGGTAATCaagaattaaatgaaaatttgaatGAAAGTTTCCATTGATATAAGCATGAAGCAGTTTTGTTCTTCTGTTTTATTACTCTGTTCAATGGCTTTTTGCTCAGCTGTTGGGGTGGGGGTGGAAAGGGGTTGCTCAAGTGGCAGTGGGAGCTGAATTTAGTTAATATGTGAAGTGTGTACAATTCTCGTTATTGCCATTTGTTTGATCAAAGACTGAATAGGAGAACTACTGGTAAGAATTCCATTCCATTTTACGCGTTTGTTTTGGCAGAATGGAATCAGCTTATAGAGCATGGCTCAAATCAAGGAAACAAGCATTGATGTCTCAGCATTTAGATAAGCTCAGTAGGGAGCTTCAAATGGCTTTAGGCACTGCAAAATGGCAGGTCGGATACTTCAATATTGTATATTTCTTGATTTCGTGAAGTATGAT
This portion of the Salvia splendens isolate huo1 chromosome 10, SspV2, whole genome shotgun sequence genome encodes:
- the LOC121751489 gene encoding uncharacterized protein LOC121751489; amino-acid sequence: MATLLSKLRRAVEKIKFLLNLSVNRWKVATMISKRGLSFNDRPGLMACVEDSGSDESPGSSRGLQRTTSYLPEDDIDKRADAFIANFYKQLQFERQISLQLRYCRENSSP
- the LOC121753303 gene encoding mitochondrial outer membrane protein porin 4-like: MGNGPAPFSEIGKRARDLLTRDYNYDQKFSLAIPTSTGMGFTATGVKKGQIFVGDISTQYRSGKTIVDVKVDTYSNVSTKVTYDVGPGTKAAVSFNVPDHKSGKLDVHYLHHHAAINSSIGLNPSPQLEVSAAIGSKYIAIGGEVGFDTSSSSFTKYNAGISFNKQDFSAAVLLIDKGQTVKASYAHVVNPLTGTEVAAEMTHRLSSFQNSFSLGSVHKIDSLTSMKTRFSDDGKIAISSQREWRPKSLVTFSAEYDTKAINTAPKCGLSIALKP